CGCAGCAGGGCCTGACCCATCCGGCCGGAGGCGCCGTGGATCAGGACACGGGTGACATCGGACGATTGCTTCATGCCCGCAGGCTATAGGCTGCGCGGCCGCGCGGGCAAGCGGCGCGGGACGTCTGCACCACCGTTTCCGCAGGAGCTTGCGGACCGCAGAGGGTCACTGGACGAGAGCGCCCTTCAGGGTGGGTGTTCCGTCCACCACCTCTCCCCAGACGAGCCACGCGGCCTCGTCGAGCACCGCCAGCCTGGGGATTCCACTGGCACGGCCGCGCGCGGCCAAGGCCGCGACCGGAATGCTGTGGGCAGCGCCGAGCTCGCGATCGATACGCGAGAGCATCAATTGCTGGCCGTCGCCACCGTCGCGCTCCTGCAGCCAGGACAGCAGCACATGCCCTTGCGCAAGCCCAAGCCCCAGCCGCCCCAGCACCTGCGGCCCATTGGCGACCGCGAGTGGCGGACCGAAACTGTCGCCGGCATCGTCGGAACGGGCGAGTCGCAGCTCGGAGTGGCCATCGGCCTCGGTGTACCAGGCCACCCATACGGTATCGCCCTCGGCAACGACCACCGGGCCGTTGACCGGACAGCCCGTCATCCACCAGCCATCGGCGTGCACGTCGCGCGGCGCGGTCCACGCCCCGCCCTCCAGGCGCACCAGGCGGATGTCGCGGATGTCGCCGGCGCTGCGCCCGCGGTAGACAACGACAGGACCGCGCGAGGTGATTGCCGAGGCCGTGGTGCAGCAGTCGCAGGTAGAGACGTCCAGCGGCCACTCGCTCGATTTCGACGCGGCGGCGCCAAGCGTGTTGGACGCGGGCGCGCGGTAGATGGCGGCGCGCAGCATCATCGCGCCGTCTCCGTGGCCGTGGCCGTCGTCGGCCGGCGCGCTGCCGGGGTGCTGATCGTTGGCGGTCGGCGCGGTTTCCGTGTCGGCCGAGCTGGATGCCGTGGCCTTCTGCCGGCTGTCCAGCCAAGCCATCCCCAGCTCATCGGATGTCTGGGGCCAGAAGGTCACGAATCCGTTGTCGCCCGGCAGATCGGGAAGGCTCACCAGCGTTGGCGGAGACCACGTCCGGCCGCCGTCGCCGGAACGCACCAGATCGATCCCGTAATCCGTACGTCCCTCACCGGTCTGCCGCAGCCAGTGCGCCCAGACTGAACCGTCCGGCAGCGCGTAGACGTGGGGCGTGTCCGCCCAGTTGAGGAACCAGTTGCCGCCGGTGCCTGCGCTGAGTGGATCCGCCCAGGCACCCGGGGCACCGGGCGCGGGTGACGCCAACCGGGCAATCCGCAGCTCACGATGATCGTCGGGCGCGGGCTGCATCCAGCTGAGCAGCAAATCGCCCTGCGGTGTGGCAACGAGGTCGGGATGCGCCGCTTCGCCGGTGACAGGCAGCGGCCACGGCTGGACCCGGGAAAACTTCTCCGGCGCGCCCGGCCAGTCGGCGGGCTCGACCGGCGCTTTGTCGGTGGAACACGCGACCAAGGCCACACAAAGCACCGCAACCAGCAGCCAAGCGGCCGAAAAGCGCCCGCTGCGAGTGGTTCTGATACGTCCGCCGTCCGTCATCGTCCAAGGCCTCCTGCAATCGCCGCGGCCATTCTTTCACGGCGGATGGACAACGAGGCCGCGACGTTCCGGTCACGGCCGGTGTTTCAACCCGGAACGGCGACTCAGGAGGAGGTCATCCGGTCCCAGAAACCTTTGACGCCATCCATGAACGTCGAGGAGCGCGGCGAGTGCCGGCTGGCGTGCTCGCCGGTGAAACTGGTTTCCAGCTTCTGCAGCAATTCGCGCTGCTCGTTGGTGAGGTTGACCGGCGTCTCGATGACCACGCGGCAATACAGGTCGCCGGGCCGGCGGCTGCGGACCGATTGCACGCCCTTGTCGCGCAGGCGGAACACCTTGCCAGTCTGCGTCTCGGCGGGAACCTTCAGTTCCACGTCACCGCCCAGGGTCGGCACCCGGATGGAGGCACCCAGCGCCGCCTGGCCCAGCCGGATCGGCACGTCGCAATGCAGGTCGTCGCCGTCGCGCTGGAAGAACTCGTGCTCGCGCACGCGGACCTCGACGTACAGGTCGCCCGGCGGCGATCCGGCAGGGCCGGCCTCGCCCTCGCCGGACAGGCGGATGCGGTCACCGTTGTCCACGCCGGCCGGGATCTTGACCTGCAGGCTCTTGCTGCCTTCGATGCGTCCCTGTCCGTGGCAGTCGCCACACGGGTTTTCGATGGACTGGCCGCGGCCGCCGCAATGCGGGCAGGCCTGCTGCATCGAGAAGATGCCGCGCTGGATGCGCACCTGGCCCCGACCGTGGCAGGTATTGCACGTATGCAGCTTGCCGTCGGCGGAACCGCTGCCCTTGCACTTTGCGCACGAGTCCAGGGTCGGGATCTCGATGCGCTTCTCGATGCCGGCCACCGCATCTTCCAGCGACAGCTCCATCACATAGCCGACATCGGCGCCGCGGCGCGGACCGCGTCCACCGCCGCCACCTCCGAAGATGTTGCCGAAGATGTCGCCGAAGATGTCGCCCATGTCGTCGGAATACCCGCCGCCACCGCCGCCCATGCCGTGCTCGAACGCCGCGTGGCCGTGCTGGTCGTACATGCGCCGGCGCGAGTCATCGGAAAGCACTTCGTAGGCTTCCTTGCACTCCTTGAAGCTGGCCTCGGCGGTTGCGTCGTCCGGGTTGCGGTCCGGGTGGTATTTCATCGCACAACGCCGGTAAGCCTTCTTCAGCTCGTCGCTGCTTGCCGTCCGGGATACGCCCAGGACCTCGTAATAGTCGCGTTTGCTCATGTACTGCCACTTCCCCTGCCCGTCGGACCAACGTCCGCGCGGTCTGGTTCAAAAATTTGTCGGAACGAGCCACTCAAACAACGAGGGTCCGGGACCACGCATCGATCCCGAACCCTCGCGCCCAACCCGCGCTCATCTGCGGGAGCGGATCGCTTACTGCTTCTTGTCGTCGTCCTTCACTTCGGTGAACTCGGCGTCGACCACATCGTCGGCCGCCGTGTCTGCGCTGGCGTCGCCACCGGCCGCGTCGGCGCCGGCCTGCTGCGACTGGACCGCCGCAAACAGGGCCTGGGCCGCTTCCTCGAGCGCCTTGCTCTTGGCTTCGATCTGGCCCTTGTCGTCGCCCTTCATGGCGGTCTCGACTTCGGCAATCGCCGCTTCCGTCGCGCCGATCAACTCGCCCGGCAGCTTGTCGCCGTTCTCCTTGATCGCGGTGCGCGCCGAATGCACCAGGCCGTCGGCCTGGTTGCGCGCCTGCACCAGCTCGTGGAACTTCTGGTCCTCCTCGCGGTTGGCCTCGGCGTCCTGGACCATCTTCTGGATCTCTTCCTCGGACAGGCCCGAGCCGGCCTTGATCTCGACCTTCTGTTCCTTGCCGGTCTTCTTGTCCTTGGCGGTGACGTGGACGATGCCGTTGGCGTCGATGTCAAACGACACCTCCACCTGCGGCAGGCCGCGCGGCGCGGGCTCGATGCCCGACAGGTCGAAGCGCGCCAGCGACTTGTTGTAGCGGGCCTGCTCGCGCTCACCCTGCAGCACGTGCACGGTCACGGCGGACTGATTGTCCTCCGCGGTCGAGAACGTCTGCGAGGCCTTGGTCGGCACCGTGGTGTTCTTCTCGATGATCTTGGTGAACACGCCGCCCAGGGTCTCGATGCCCAGGCTCAGCGGGGTCACGTCCAGCAGCAGCACGTCCTTGACGTCGCCGGCCAGCACGCCGCCCTGGATCGCGGCACCCACGGCGACGGCCTCGTCGGGGTTGACGTCCTTGCGCGGCTCCTTGCCGAAGAACTCGGTGACCGCCTGCTGCACCTTCGGCATGCGGGTCTGGCCACCGACCAGGATCACCTCGTCGATCTCGCTGGCGCGCACGCCGGCGTCATTGAGCGCGGTACGGCACGGATCGATCGACTTCTTGACCAGGTCCTCCACCAGCGACTCCAGCTTGGCGCGGGTCAGCTTGATGTTCAGATGCTTCGGACCCGACGCGTCGGCGGTCACGTACGGCAGGTTGACCTCGGTCTGCTGCGCGGTGGACAGCTCGATCTTGGCGCGCTCGGCGGAATCCTTCAGGCGCTGCAGGGCCAGCGGGTCCTTGCGCAGGTCGATGCCCTGGTCCTTGTTGAACTCCTCGACCAGGTAGGCGATGACACGGTTGTCGAAGTCCTCACCACCCAGGAAGGTGTCGCCGTTGGTGGCGAGCACCTCGACCTGCATCTCGCCATCGACCGAGGCGATCTCGATGATCGAGACGTCGAAGGTACCGCCGCCCAGGTCATACACGGCCACCTTGCGGTCGCCGCCCTTCTTGTCCATGCCGTAGGCCAGCGCGGCCGCGGTCGGCTCGTTGATGATGCGCTTGACGTCCAGGCCCGCGATCTTGCCGGCATCCTTGGTCGCCTGGCGCTGGCTGTCGTTGAAGTACGCCGGCACGGTGATGACCGCCTCGGTGACCTTCTCGCCCAGGTAATCCTCGGCGGTTTTCTTCATCTTGGACAGGATCTCGGCGGAGATCTGCTGGGGCGCCATCTTCTTGTTGTCGCCGGTCTCCACCCACGCATCGCCGTTGTCATGGGCGATGACGCTGTAGGAGACGTGGTCCAGGTCCTTCTGCACTTCGGCGTCGGTGAATTTGCGGCCGATCAGGCGCTTCACCGCGAAGAAGGTGTTCTTGGGGTTGGTGACGGCCTGGCGCTTGGCCGAGGCGCCCACGAGGATCTCGCCGTCCTTGGTGTAGGCGACGATGGACGGAGTGGTGCGATCACCCTCCGCGTTCTCGATGACCTTCGCCTTGCCGCCTTCCATCACCGCGACACACGAGTTGGTCGTGCCCAGGTCGATACCGATGATCTTGCCCATGCTGTTTATTCCTTTGATATTGGATTTGATGCCGATAGACGGGGGCGGCCACACTTGCTGCCGCTCATGTCAGTTATCTGGGGGTCGCGGCCCGCCGGTTCAAGCGTCGCCGCTGACAACAACCAATGCCGGCCGCAACAAACGTTCATTGAGCAGCCAGCCCTTCTGGTAGACCTGCACCACGTGGCCGGGCGGGTGCTCGGCGCTGGCCACGGTGCTCATCGCCTCGTGGTGTTCCGGATTGAACGGCTGGCCGGCGGGATTGACCTCGACCAGACCGTTGTCGCCGGTGACCTTGAGCAATTGCTTCAGGGTCAGCTCGACGCCCTGGCGCAGGGCATCGGCGTCGTCGCCGGACGCCTGCAGACCCGCCTCCAGGCTGTCGATTACCGGCAGCAACGCCGACAGCAGGCGTTCGTTGGCGAACTTGCGCGCCATCTCAACATCGCGGGTCAGGCGTTTGCGCTGGTTTTCCAGATCGGCACGCTCGCGCAACATGCTCTCGCGCAGGTTGTTGAGCTCCTGGTTGGCCGCGTCCAGCTGGGCCGCCAGCTGGCTTTCCGGATCGTGGTTGTCGCTTTCGACTGGGGCCGACTGTGCTGCCGGATCCTGGTTGGGTTCGGTGGTCATATCTGCTCTGGTCCTGACGATACGGGGACGCTTGGTCCTTGACTGACTCAGCAATGGGGCCAGCGCGGACCAATTCAAGACAATTCCGTGCGGGCGCCGTCCCGATTAGACTCGCGCCTCATGCTTACCCATCTCTCACTCAAGCATTTCGCCGTCGTCCGCCAGGCCGAACTCGTCTTCGGACCGGGGCTCACCGTCATCTCCGGGGAAACCGGTGCGGGCAAGTCCCTGCTGGTCGATGCCCTGGGCCTGCTGTCGGGCATCCGCGCCGACAGCGGCGTGGTGCGCCATGGGGCGGAGCGCGCCGAACTGGCAGGCGAATTCAGGCTGGACGATGTGCCTGCCGCCGTCGCGTGGCTGCAGGAGCATGAGCTCGACGAGGCCGATGTGCCGTCAGGTTCGGGCTGCCTCGTACGACGGGTGATCCGCGCCGACGGCGGTTCCCGCGCCTGGATCAACGGGCGGCCGGTGACGATGACGCAGCTGGCCGAGTTCACCGCACACCTGGTGGAGATCCACGGCCAGCACGAGCACCAGGCCCTGATGGCGCGCGGCAGCCAGCTCGCCCTGCTCGACGCCTACGCCGCCACCGCACCCGAGCGGGCGCAGGTGGCCGAGGCCACCATGCAGTGGAGCGCGCTGCTGCGCGAGCGCGACGAACTGGTCGCCAAGGGCGACGTCAGCGACCGCATCGAATGGCTGGAACACCAGTTCCTTGAGCTGGAGCGGGAAACGCTGGATGCCGATTCCATCGCCCAGTTACTGCTGGACCACCGTCGCCAGGCCCACGCCAGCGACTTGATTGCGGCCAGCGAGAGCGCGTTCGCGCAACTCGGTGGCAGCGACGATGCCTCCGTATCGCGCGCGCTGCAGCAGGTGCGCCACGAACTGCAGCGCGTGGCCACCCACGAACCCCGCCTGACCGAAGTGGACGGCATGCTCGCCGCCGCCGCGATCCAGATCGACGAGGCAGGCAGCCTGCTGGACCGCATCCGCGACGACCTGGACATCGATCCGTCGCTGTTCGAGTCGATCGAGCAGCGCCTGGCCCGCCTGCATGACCTGGCCCGCAAGCACCGTGTGGCGCCGGAAGGGCTGGCCACGCATCGCGATGCGATCGAGGCGGAGCTGGATACGCTGCGCGGGGCCGATCGCCGGCTGGAACGACTCGATGGCGACATTGCCAAAGCCCGCCAAGCCTGGCGGACGGCGGCGGACGCGCTGGGCGCCAAGCGGCGCAAAGCCGCGGGCAAACTCGCCAAGGCCACCACGGCGTTGATCGGCGAACTGGGCATGGGCGGCGGACACTTCGATATCGAGGTCGAGCCGCTGCCTGCCGACAAGCCCGATCCCAACGGCGGCGAGCGCATCGAGTTCATGGTCGCCGCCAACCCCGGCCAGCCGCCGCGCCCGCTGCGCAAGGTTGCGTCCGGTGGCGAGCTGTCGCGGATCTCGCTGGCGATCGAGGTCGCCGCGCTGGGGTTGGATGCGGTGCCCACGATGGTGTTCGACGAGGTCGATTCCGGGATCGGCGGCGCGGTGGCCGACATCGTCGGCCGCAAACTGCGCGCGTTGGGTGCCAATCGCCAGGTCCTGTGCGTCACCCACCTGCCGCAGGTCGCGGCGCAGGGGCATGCGCACTACCGGGTCAGCAAGGCGGCCGCCGACGGCGTCACCCAGAGCCAGGTGCAGCAACTGGATGCTGGGCAGCGCCAGGAGGAGCTGGCACGGATGCTGGGCGGCGTGGAACTCACGCGAGAGGCCCGCGCGGCCGCGCAGCGCCTGCTCGATGACGTGACCTGAAGGCGGGCGCAGCCCAGCCGGCGACGCTGACGCGTTAACGCGAGCCTTTCTTGCGCACGTACAGGACCAGCGTGTGGTCCTCGATCTCGTAGCCGTACTGCGCCGCGATGACGTGCTGGAGGCGCTCGATCTCCTCGTTCTCGAACTCGATCACCTTGCCGGTGTCCACGTCGACCATGTGGTCGTGGTGGCCGCCGCGGTCAAGCTCGTACACCGACTGGCCGGCCTCGAAGTTGTGCTTGAGCACCAGCCCGACCGCCTCGAACTGGGTCAGCACGCGGTACACGGTGGCCAGACCGATATCCTCGCCCTGGTCGAGCAACTGCCGGTAGATGTCCTCGGCAGTGACGTGGCGGGGCTTGCTCTGCTCGAGAAACTGCAGGATCCGCATGCGCGGATGGGTCACCTTGAGACCCGCGTTACGAAGGTTCTGGGATTCCATCAAGGGCTCCTTGCGGGATCCGTGGCGGGCGACGAGCGCCCTGCAACACTGGATGAACGTGGACAGGGTGCAGCCGCGGCGCGGCGGCGGCAGTGTATCATCGCCCCCGTTATCCACCTGCTGCAGACACCGATGACCAAGCACCCATTGCGCACGATCCTGCTCGTCCTTGCCGTTGCCGCGACCACGGCCGGATGCGGCATCGTCTACCGCCAACCCATCTACCAGGGCAACCTGCTGAAGGAGAACGCGGTGGAGCAGCTGCAGGTGGGCATGGCCAAGCAACAGGTGGCCGGCCTGCTGGGGACCCCGTCCATCCAGGACCCCTACCATCCTGATCGCTGGGATTACACCGCCAGCGAGCGCACCGATCGTCTGGCGCGCACCCGCATCAAGAACCTGACCCTGTGGTTTGACGCGAACGACGAATTGGTGAAATGGGAAGGTGACTACTTTCCCAACCAGGACGCGGAACTGGCGAAGAACTCGGTCAAGCAGTTCGGCCGCAACCTCGCCAAGGAAAAGAAGAAGCGCTGAGGCGCCTTCTCATCCCGGCGTTCTGGCCGCCTTTGCGCGGCGGCGCCGGGCCTGTTTGGGGTCGATCAACAGCGGCCTGAGCAACTCCACGCGGTCGCCATCGCGCAGCGCGTCCTGCAGGCCGCAGACCACGCCGAACACCGCCACCGCAGTCGCATCGGCCTGCTCTTCCGGCACCATGCCCGACGCGCGCAGCGCATCGGCCACCACGGCCCCCGCCGGCAGTTCGAGGTCGACACTCTCGAAGCGATCCGGCCACGCCCGCACCACTTCGACCTTCACGACTTCGACCTTCACGACGGATCGCGATCCGCGGCGCGGATG
This genomic interval from Lysobacter ciconiae contains the following:
- the dnaJ gene encoding molecular chaperone DnaJ, with amino-acid sequence MSKRDYYEVLGVSRTASSDELKKAYRRCAMKYHPDRNPDDATAEASFKECKEAYEVLSDDSRRRMYDQHGHAAFEHGMGGGGGGYSDDMGDIFGDIFGNIFGGGGGGRGPRRGADVGYVMELSLEDAVAGIEKRIEIPTLDSCAKCKGSGSADGKLHTCNTCHGRGQVRIQRGIFSMQQACPHCGGRGQSIENPCGDCHGQGRIEGSKSLQVKIPAGVDNGDRIRLSGEGEAGPAGSPPGDLYVEVRVREHEFFQRDGDDLHCDVPIRLGQAALGASIRVPTLGGDVELKVPAETQTGKVFRLRDKGVQSVRSRRPGDLYCRVVIETPVNLTNEQRELLQKLETSFTGEHASRHSPRSSTFMDGVKGFWDRMTSS
- the dnaK gene encoding molecular chaperone DnaK, producing the protein MGKIIGIDLGTTNSCVAVMEGGKAKVIENAEGDRTTPSIVAYTKDGEILVGASAKRQAVTNPKNTFFAVKRLIGRKFTDAEVQKDLDHVSYSVIAHDNGDAWVETGDNKKMAPQQISAEILSKMKKTAEDYLGEKVTEAVITVPAYFNDSQRQATKDAGKIAGLDVKRIINEPTAAALAYGMDKKGGDRKVAVYDLGGGTFDVSIIEIASVDGEMQVEVLATNGDTFLGGEDFDNRVIAYLVEEFNKDQGIDLRKDPLALQRLKDSAERAKIELSTAQQTEVNLPYVTADASGPKHLNIKLTRAKLESLVEDLVKKSIDPCRTALNDAGVRASEIDEVILVGGQTRMPKVQQAVTEFFGKEPRKDVNPDEAVAVGAAIQGGVLAGDVKDVLLLDVTPLSLGIETLGGVFTKIIEKNTTVPTKASQTFSTAEDNQSAVTVHVLQGEREQARYNKSLARFDLSGIEPAPRGLPQVEVSFDIDANGIVHVTAKDKKTGKEQKVEIKAGSGLSEEEIQKMVQDAEANREEDQKFHELVQARNQADGLVHSARTAIKENGDKLPGELIGATEAAIAEVETAMKGDDKGQIEAKSKALEEAAQALFAAVQSQQAGADAAGGDASADTAADDVVDAEFTEVKDDDKKQ
- the grpE gene encoding nucleotide exchange factor GrpE produces the protein MTTEPNQDPAAQSAPVESDNHDPESQLAAQLDAANQELNNLRESMLRERADLENQRKRLTRDVEMARKFANERLLSALLPVIDSLEAGLQASGDDADALRQGVELTLKQLLKVTGDNGLVEVNPAGQPFNPEHHEAMSTVASAEHPPGHVVQVYQKGWLLNERLLRPALVVVSGDA
- the recN gene encoding DNA repair protein RecN, whose translation is MLTHLSLKHFAVVRQAELVFGPGLTVISGETGAGKSLLVDALGLLSGIRADSGVVRHGAERAELAGEFRLDDVPAAVAWLQEHELDEADVPSGSGCLVRRVIRADGGSRAWINGRPVTMTQLAEFTAHLVEIHGQHEHQALMARGSQLALLDAYAATAPERAQVAEATMQWSALLRERDELVAKGDVSDRIEWLEHQFLELERETLDADSIAQLLLDHRRQAHASDLIAASESAFAQLGGSDDASVSRALQQVRHELQRVATHEPRLTEVDGMLAAAAIQIDEAGSLLDRIRDDLDIDPSLFESIEQRLARLHDLARKHRVAPEGLATHRDAIEAELDTLRGADRRLERLDGDIAKARQAWRTAADALGAKRRKAAGKLAKATTALIGELGMGGGHFDIEVEPLPADKPDPNGGERIEFMVAANPGQPPRPLRKVASGGELSRISLAIEVAALGLDAVPTMVFDEVDSGIGGAVADIVGRKLRALGANRQVLCVTHLPQVAAQGHAHYRVSKAAADGVTQSQVQQLDAGQRQEELARMLGGVELTREARAAAQRLLDDVT
- the fur gene encoding ferric iron uptake transcriptional regulator translates to MESQNLRNAGLKVTHPRMRILQFLEQSKPRHVTAEDIYRQLLDQGEDIGLATVYRVLTQFEAVGLVLKHNFEAGQSVYELDRGGHHDHMVDVDTGKVIEFENEEIERLQHVIAAQYGYEIEDHTLVLYVRKKGSR
- a CDS encoding outer membrane protein assembly factor BamE gives rise to the protein MRTILLVLAVAATTAGCGIVYRQPIYQGNLLKENAVEQLQVGMAKQQVAGLLGTPSIQDPYHPDRWDYTASERTDRLARTRIKNLTLWFDANDELVKWEGDYFPNQDAELAKNSVKQFGRNLAKEKKKR
- a CDS encoding RnfH family protein, which translates into the protein MKVEVVRAWPDRFESVDLELPAGAVVADALRASGMVPEEQADATAVAVFGVVCGLQDALRDGDRVELLRPLLIDPKQARRRRAKAARTPG